The nucleotide window TCAGAACTTTGTCCGGCGGGGCGGTATGCATCCACTTGGAAGAAATCCAGGTACAGGCCGTTATGTTCCGGCCTTCTTTCTTGGGAACCACAAACCCGGTACCATCAAGCGGATACGGAACGTCGGCGGCATGAAACGCCAACAGGACGTTGCCGACGGAAACATAAGGGATCTTCTCCAACAGTACCAAAGACGGAAACGACTGGGGCAAAACCCTGGCAGCATCGTAAGCCGGAGTGGTCACAATCACCGCATCCGCCTGAAACGTTTCCCCGTTCTCCGTCACGACTCGATACAATGCAGTACCGCCAGCAGCCTCATCCGTTTCTTTTTTAATCTCGCGAACCGCGGTCGAAGTATGGATCAATCCACGGCCAATCTCATCCGCCAGTTTGTTGACCATTTGCACCAGGCCGCCGCGCAGCCCGAAAAACATCGTAGTAACCAGCGGCTTTCGATCGGGAGAACCGGTTCCGGAGGAAGAGGGTGCTATGCCTTCTTCCGATTTCGGTTGCGGAACGGATTTCGCCGGGGCACTGCCCGCTTTCGCCTGCTTTGCCTGGGCCAGCATGCCGAGAATCAAACTGCCGTATTTTTTCTCCATCTGTTCAAACTGCGGATAGGTGGCACGCAAGCTCAGATTCCGGGTACTGCCTGCATAGATGCCGGCCAGCAGCGGTTCCGCCATCTGGTCCACCACTTCATCCCCCAGCCTGCGGGCCAGAAAACCTCCCAGCGATTGATCGCCGGAAGGTTTGCTGCGGGGGATCAGCAGATCCATGGCTGCACGGATTTTGCCTGATATCGTAAGCAGCCCGGTTGTGGCAAACGGAACGAACTGGGTAGGGATTCCAACGTTGAGCCCCGCCGGTATCCGATGCAGTTTTCCCTCATGCAGAATGTATGTCTTTTTGTTGTTTGGATTCGTCCCCACAATATCACCGGTCAGTCCCAGGTCACGGCACAGGTTCA belongs to Effusibacillus lacus and includes:
- the hemG gene encoding protoporphyrinogen oxidase, giving the protein MTDKTVIVIGGGITGLTTAYYLQKQAREKGIPLRVLLFERDNRLGGKISTEIHEGFVMEKGPDALLARKVAALNLCRDLGLTGDIVGTNPNNKKTYILHEGKLHRIPAGLNVGIPTQFVPFATTGLLTISGKIRAAMDLLIPRSKPSGDQSLGGFLARRLGDEVVDQMAEPLLAGIYAGSTRNLSLRATYPQFEQMEKKYGSLILGMLAQAKQAKAGSAPAKSVPQPKSEEGIAPSSSGTGSPDRKPLVTTMFFGLRGGLVQMVNKLADEIGRGLIHTSTAVREIKKETDEAAGGTALYRVVTENGETFQADAVIVTTPAYDAARVLPQSFPSLVLLEKIPYVSVGNVLLAFHAADVPYPLDGTGFVVPKKEGRNITACTWISSKWMHTAPPDKVLMRCYVGRAGDEDIVDEPDESILEKVKRDLKDSMGIEAEPIFVRITRWRKAMPQYTVGHLERLAAFEKEVAKEYPGLFFTGAAYKGLGVPDCIQQGKDTAETALGYLMQ